The Listeria monocytogenes genome window below encodes:
- the pgmB gene encoding beta-phosphoglucomutase, with protein MTTALKGVVFDLDGVITDTAHYHYLAWKKTAESIGIEFDEAFNENLKGVSRIDSLLLILKKDGRENDFTEEQIEALAADKNDFYVSLLKEITPADVLPGIKELIVDLKKQNLKCAIASVSKNARTVLSALEMEQEFDYIVDAAKITKSKPDPEIFVEACRGLGLETSEVVGIEDAQAGIEAINAAGIVSVGVGSGLRDADMTVKRTGLLDLRILEILHSK; from the coding sequence ATGACAACAGCATTAAAAGGAGTAGTTTTCGATTTAGATGGCGTCATCACAGATACAGCACATTATCATTACTTGGCTTGGAAAAAAACAGCGGAGAGTATTGGAATTGAATTTGATGAAGCGTTTAATGAGAATTTAAAAGGAGTAAGCAGAATTGACTCCCTACTTCTTATTTTAAAGAAAGACGGTCGTGAAAATGACTTTACAGAAGAGCAGATTGAAGCTCTTGCAGCTGATAAAAATGACTTTTATGTTAGCTTGCTAAAAGAAATTACGCCAGCGGATGTTTTACCAGGAATTAAAGAACTTATAGTGGATCTTAAAAAGCAAAATCTCAAATGCGCAATTGCATCTGTTTCGAAAAATGCTCGGACGGTTTTGAGCGCGCTAGAAATGGAACAAGAATTTGATTATATTGTTGACGCAGCTAAAATTACTAAATCAAAACCGGATCCAGAAATTTTTGTGGAAGCATGCCGTGGTCTAGGTTTAGAAACTTCAGAGGTAGTCGGAATTGAAGACGCTCAAGCTGGAATTGAAGCAATAAATGCAGCTGGAATTGTAAGCGTTGGTGTAGGTTCTGGACTTCGTGATGCGGATATGACTGTGAAGCGCACTGGTTTGCTAGATTTACGCATTTTAGAAATCTTACATAGTAAATAA
- a CDS encoding thioredoxin family protein, whose protein sequence is MAIIFAKEDDLEEIISSHPKILLNFWAEWCAPCRCFWPTLEQFAEMEEGNVQVVKINVDKQRALAQKFDVKGIPNSLVLVDGEIKGGIAGIVSCDELRSRFKSLAK, encoded by the coding sequence ATGGCAATTATTTTTGCAAAAGAAGATGACTTGGAAGAGATTATTAGTAGCCATCCTAAAATATTACTTAACTTTTGGGCAGAGTGGTGCGCACCGTGTCGCTGCTTTTGGCCAACACTTGAGCAATTTGCTGAGATGGAAGAAGGTAATGTCCAAGTTGTGAAAATTAATGTAGATAAACAACGCGCATTAGCTCAGAAATTTGATGTAAAAGGAATACCAAATTCGCTTGTTCTTGTTGATGGAGAAATTAAAGGCGGGATTGCTGGTATTGTAAGTTGTGATGAACTTAGAAGCAGATTTAAAAGTTTAGCAAAATAA
- a CDS encoding glycoside hydrolase family 65 protein: MKKIIEKEFALNYLNKYGSQMTVGNGYLGVRGALEEEYPEQVRGMYVAGIYNRPSGSLSSELVNLPDVTRFQVMLDGETFSMQAGKIHAYERYLDMQTGELVRKITWESSAGKKYQLNFHRFVSKAAKHVIAAKVEIIPLSGATKVKVKTGIDAQQTNFGTQQLAELSLRIFNEELMVGEYETIESKQHITVATKVNKKGIFTAKNRQLMTEVEQEIAENKRFTLEKISMVKTSLDQVDAELPKVTYAELKTASEELWADFWEHAGVRVESTNDFDQFALDFACYHLEIMTPKDDFRCSVGAKGLTGEGYKGHVFWDTEIFIMPFFLYNKPEVAKQLLKYRYLHLKEAKEKATKNGYNGALFPWESAFSGEEETPEFAAINIRTGTRQKVASAISEHHLVADIAYAVCEYEAATKDAQFMKECGSELLLETAEFWLSRATNRNGRLEILDVIGPDEYTEHIDNNTYTNYMARYNVEKALEWNKDNAYFVAHAEAFLEKIYLPVANESGLIPQDDTFLEKDWINLDKYKAAQGTQGILLDYSRQEVNELQILKQADLVMLFYLFPKMFAPDVVKKNLDYYEKRTIHDSSLSKAIHAIVENRTGNRAQAYQFFQEACLIDLGSEPHSSDDGLHAASLGAIWLAVVFGFAGIDTSGELLAFAPKLPDSWQSVAFEFSWKDEKILVEIAPNTLQLSKSTKSVLELVIHGEKQQLTDTLTIKLDQKDVSL, encoded by the coding sequence ATGAAGAAAATAATCGAGAAGGAATTTGCATTAAATTATCTAAATAAATACGGTAGCCAAATGACTGTGGGAAATGGCTATTTGGGCGTGCGCGGTGCTCTTGAAGAAGAGTATCCAGAGCAAGTTCGCGGTATGTACGTGGCGGGGATTTATAATCGTCCGAGCGGTTCGCTGAGTTCGGAACTAGTGAACTTGCCGGATGTGACGCGTTTCCAAGTGATGCTTGATGGGGAAACTTTTTCGATGCAAGCGGGGAAAATCCATGCATATGAACGTTATTTAGATATGCAGACAGGAGAATTAGTTCGAAAAATTACTTGGGAAAGTAGCGCGGGTAAAAAGTACCAACTGAATTTTCATCGATTCGTTTCAAAAGCAGCGAAGCACGTCATTGCTGCTAAAGTGGAGATAATACCTTTGAGCGGCGCGACGAAAGTCAAAGTAAAAACTGGTATTGATGCGCAACAAACTAATTTTGGAACACAGCAGTTGGCGGAGTTGAGTCTGCGAATTTTTAATGAGGAACTGATGGTTGGCGAATATGAAACCATCGAGAGCAAACAGCATATTACAGTAGCAACAAAAGTGAATAAAAAAGGGATTTTCACTGCGAAAAACAGACAATTAATGACCGAAGTAGAGCAAGAAATTGCTGAAAATAAACGATTCACTTTGGAGAAAATAAGCATGGTTAAAACATCCCTTGATCAAGTAGATGCGGAACTTCCAAAGGTGACCTACGCAGAACTGAAAACAGCTTCGGAGGAACTATGGGCGGATTTTTGGGAGCATGCGGGTGTCCGGGTAGAGAGCACGAATGATTTTGACCAATTTGCGCTAGATTTTGCGTGCTATCACTTAGAAATTATGACGCCAAAAGATGATTTCCGCTGTAGCGTTGGGGCGAAGGGGCTTACCGGAGAAGGATACAAGGGGCATGTTTTTTGGGATACAGAAATTTTCATCATGCCATTTTTCCTTTATAATAAACCAGAAGTTGCCAAACAACTATTAAAATATCGCTATCTTCATTTGAAAGAAGCAAAGGAAAAAGCAACGAAAAACGGCTATAATGGGGCGCTTTTTCCGTGGGAAAGTGCATTCTCTGGCGAAGAAGAAACGCCTGAATTTGCAGCGATTAATATTCGAACTGGCACACGTCAAAAAGTAGCTTCAGCGATTTCGGAGCATCATTTAGTTGCGGATATTGCTTATGCAGTTTGTGAATATGAAGCGGCGACAAAGGATGCGCAGTTTATGAAAGAGTGTGGTTCAGAGCTGCTCCTTGAAACAGCGGAATTTTGGCTAAGCCGTGCAACTAATCGTAATGGACGACTGGAAATCCTTGATGTGATTGGTCCAGACGAATACACAGAGCATATCGATAATAATACTTATACGAATTATATGGCACGCTATAATGTAGAAAAAGCACTAGAATGGAATAAAGATAATGCTTATTTTGTAGCCCATGCAGAAGCTTTCCTTGAAAAAATCTATTTACCTGTCGCAAATGAGTCTGGCTTAATTCCACAAGATGATACTTTCCTAGAAAAAGATTGGATAAATTTAGATAAATATAAGGCGGCGCAAGGTACACAAGGGATTCTATTAGATTATTCTCGTCAAGAAGTGAACGAACTACAAATCTTAAAGCAAGCAGATTTAGTCATGTTGTTTTACCTGTTTCCGAAGATGTTTGCACCTGATGTTGTGAAGAAAAACCTGGATTACTATGAAAAACGAACTATTCATGATTCCTCTTTAAGTAAAGCAATCCATGCAATTGTAGAAAATCGAACTGGGAATCGCGCACAAGCCTATCAATTTTTCCAAGAAGCTTGTTTAATTGACCTTGGAAGTGAGCCGCATTCATCGGATGATGGGCTTCACGCAGCGTCACTTGGCGCAATATGGTTGGCAGTAGTTTTTGGATTTGCGGGTATAGATACTAGTGGAGAACTACTTGCATTCGCACCTAAATTACCGGATTCCTGGCAATCTGTGGCATTTGAATTCTCTTGGAAAGATGAAAAAATCTTGGTAGAAATCGCGCCAAACACTTTACAACTTTCAAAAAGCACAAAAAGCGTGCTAGAATTAGTTATTCACGGAGAAAAACAGCAATTAACAGATACATTAACCATTAAGTTGGATCAGAAGGATGTGTCTTTATGA
- a CDS encoding glycerate kinase, producing the protein MKIVIAPDSFKESLTAHEVAEYIKEGFQEIYPDADYHLLPVSDGGEGTLEILSKALDAKKMKIDVSGPFSELVSAQVAFTEGNKKALIEMAEVCGLHLVPTTRRDPLQVSTKGVGELILHAMKKGATEIIIGIGGSASNDGGIGMASALGYEFLDAENNIVNPIGANLADIATIRSEKVPAELENITVNIVTDVENPLCGEAGASYVFGPQKGLAVTDLATADGAMRQFYQLANPAMLTMLRAGAGGGIGAGLVTFAKANLLSGIDFVIEALQIKTVCEDADLVIVGEGKMDGQTAQGKAPVGVAKVVPKETPVFAICGSVGEGLEAVYEVGISAVFPSIAKPATLENILKETPNNLRRTARNVAAVWKGRVE; encoded by the coding sequence ATGAAAATTGTCATTGCACCGGATTCATTCAAAGAAAGTTTGACGGCGCATGAGGTGGCAGAGTATATTAAAGAGGGCTTTCAAGAAATTTATCCGGATGCTGATTATCATTTACTCCCTGTCAGTGATGGCGGGGAAGGCACGCTAGAGATTTTAAGTAAAGCTTTAGACGCGAAAAAAATGAAAATCGATGTGTCCGGCCCTTTTAGTGAACTGGTTTCAGCGCAAGTTGCTTTCACGGAAGGGAACAAAAAAGCTTTAATAGAAATGGCCGAGGTTTGCGGTTTGCACTTGGTTCCGACAACTAGACGCGATCCACTTCAAGTGAGTACTAAAGGAGTGGGCGAGCTAATTTTGCACGCAATGAAAAAAGGTGCGACCGAGATCATTATTGGGATTGGTGGAAGCGCTTCAAACGATGGCGGAATTGGCATGGCTAGTGCGCTTGGCTATGAATTCCTAGATGCAGAAAATAATATCGTCAACCCGATTGGCGCAAATTTAGCTGATATAGCAACCATTCGCTCCGAAAAAGTCCCAGCTGAACTAGAAAACATCACAGTAAATATTGTGACGGATGTCGAAAATCCACTTTGTGGAGAAGCTGGCGCATCGTATGTGTTTGGTCCGCAAAAAGGGCTAGCCGTAACAGATTTAGCAACAGCTGATGGAGCAATGCGCCAGTTTTATCAGTTAGCGAATCCTGCAATGCTTACAATGCTGCGAGCAGGTGCCGGAGGTGGAATTGGCGCCGGACTTGTGACATTTGCAAAAGCTAACCTGTTATCGGGAATTGATTTTGTTATTGAAGCTCTTCAAATCAAAACCGTTTGCGAAGATGCAGATTTGGTCATCGTTGGCGAAGGGAAAATGGACGGGCAAACCGCACAAGGGAAAGCTCCTGTGGGTGTTGCGAAAGTAGTACCGAAAGAAACACCAGTTTTTGCAATTTGTGGAAGTGTTGGTGAGGGACTAGAAGCAGTATATGAAGTCGGAATCAGCGCAGTATTTCCATCCATTGCCAAACCAGCAACGTTAGAAAATATACTGAAAGAAACACCAAATAATTTAAGAAGAACCGCGCGAAATGTTGCGGCAGTTTGGAAAGGACGAGTAGAATGA